One segment of Heterodontus francisci isolate sHetFra1 chromosome 28, sHetFra1.hap1, whole genome shotgun sequence DNA contains the following:
- the LOC137345244 gene encoding histone H3-like, which produces MNETAASDNVFVRAESNRVGRQCGISDEINEAARTRTKQTARKSTGGKAPRKQLATKAARKSAPAMGGVKKPHRYRPGNVALWEIRRYQKSTELLIRKLPFQHLVREIAQDFKTDLRFQSSAVMALQEASEAYLVGLFEDTNLCAIHAKRVTIMPKDIQLARRIRGERA; this is translated from the exons ATGAATGAAACGGCTGCAAGTGATAATGTATTCGTGAGGGCCGAGTCAAACCGAGTTGGAAGACAGTGTGGGATCTCGGACGAAATAAATGAAGCTGCAAGGA CCAGAAcaaagcagacagcgcgcaaatcgaccggagggaaagctccccgcaaacagctggctaccaaagcggcccgcaagagcgctccagccatgggcggagtgaagaagcctcaccgttacagacccggcaatGTGGCTCTgtgggagatccgccgctaccagaaatccaccgagctgctcatccgcaaactgcccttccagcacctggtgcgggagatcgcgcaggacttcaagacagacctgcgcttccagagctcggccgtcatggccctgcaggaggccagcgaggcttacctggtggggctctttgaggacaccaacctgtgcgccatccacgccaagcgagtcaccatcatgcccaaagacatccagctggcccgccgtatccgcggggagcgcgcctaa